TCCGCACGACAAGAGACTATGCCGCTTGCTATTACACCAGCAGCATTATGTTGTGGAATCAAGGGACTATGCCTCCTTCTGCATCAGGCTTTTGTAGTGGTGAAAGACTGGAGAcgaattgtgaaagacagaggattactcctcctgctacaccagcagtATGTAAAGTTGTGGACGACAAGGGACTTTGCCACATGTTACACCCGCAgaatgttgtgaaagacaatggACTGTTCTTTCCACTGCACCAATCGCAGGTTTTGGAAAGACAGGAGCTATTCCTCCTGCAACACATGCCACAGACTGTGAAAGGCAGGCACCTCCAGCTTCACCAGCTACAAGTGGTGAAAGACTGAAGACCGATTGTGGAAGACAGAGGACTgctcctcctgctacaccagcagcGTGTACATGTTGTGAACGACAAGGGACTTTGCCGCCTGCTACACCCGCAgattgttgtgaaagacaatggGCTGTTCTTTCCACTACACCAACCGCAAATTTTGGAAAGACAGGAGCTATTCCTCCTGCAACACATGCCACAGACTGTGAAAGGCAGGCACCTCCAGCTTCACCAGCTACAAGTGGTGAAAGACTGAAGACCGATTGTGGAAGTCAGAGGACtactcctcctgctacaccagcagcGTGTACATGTTGTGAACGACAAGGGACTTTGCCGCCTGCTGCACCAGCAgattgttgtgaaagacaatggGCTGTTCTTTCCACTACACCAACCGCAGGTTTTGGAAAGACAGGAGTTATTCCTCCTGCAACACATGCCACAGACTGTGAAAGGCAGGGGACTATTCTTCCTACTTCATGAGCCACAAGCTCTAAAACCAGGGACCAGTAATACTCCTGCGTGgattattcctcctgctacaccaagctgaaggttgtgaaagacacggGACTACTCcgcctgctacaccagtcaccgATTGCGAAAGACAAGGAATTGTTTCTGCCGCTACACCCGGTCGGTCGCAAGTTGTGAACGGCAGGAGTCCGATTTTTGAAAGACAAAGGTCTATTCCTCCGGCATTGCCAGCTACAAGTTGTGAACGACCGGGGACATATACTTCCAGCTACGCCATCGAcagattgtgaaagacaaggagTTGTTCCTCTTTCTGGACTAGCCACTTGTTACGCAGGGGACTATCTTCCTGCAGCATGAACCAAAAGCTGTGAAAGCCAGGTGACTTCTCCTCCTGCTTAACCAGTAGCAGGTTATTCCTCCTGATGCACGTGTCATAGATTGAGacagacaggggactattcgtACTATTTATGTACAAATTccagggactattcctcctgctacaccagccaccggttgtgaaagacaaggaatTTGCAGATTGGTGTTGCATTGCAATATCGCAGTCTGTGGACGAGATTTACTGTCAGTTAGTCCAGCTTTGAGCGCCGGTTTGCTGAGGCAATCGGTGTTTCAGGAGAAAGCGTCCTATGCCTTTCACAACTTGTTGCTGGTACAGCAAAAGGAATAGTCCGATGCAGCACCTGCGAGTTGTTTCTACCGCTATAACCGGCTAGCTGCAGGGTTTGAAAGACTATTCCCCCTTCACCAGCtataggttgtgagagacagggtaccaagttgtgaaagacggagGGCCGTTCCTGCTTCACCAGCAGCGTGTACATGTTGTGAACGACAAGGGACTATGCCGCCTGTGCCGCAGCATATGTTGTGGAATCAAGGGACTGGAGACCGATTGTGGAAGTCAGAGGACtactcctcctgctacaccagcagcGCGTACATGTTGTGAACGACAAGGGACTTTGCCGCCTGCTACACCCGCAgaatgttgtgaaagacaataGGCTGTTCTTTCCACTACACCAACCGCAGGTTTTGGAAAGACAAGAGTTATTCCTCCTGCAACACATGCCACAGACTGTGAAAGGCAGGGGACTATTCTTCCTACTTCATGAGCCACAAGCTCTAAAACCAGGGACTATTAATACTCCTGCGTGgattattcctcctgctacaccaagctgaaggttgtgaaagacacggGACTACTCcgcctgctacaccagtcaccgATTGCGAAAGACAAGGAATTGTTTCTGCCGCTACACCCGGTCggtcgcaagttgtgaaaggcagGAGTCCGATTTTTGAAAGACAATGGTCTATACCTCCGGCATCGCCAGCTACAAGTTGTGAACGACCGGGGACATATACTTCCAGCTACGCCTTCGAcagattgtgaaagacaaggtgTTGTTCCTCTTTCTAGACAAGCCACATGTTACGCAAGGGACTATCCTCCTGCAGCATGAACCAAAAGCTGTGAAAGCCAGGTGACTACTCCTCCTGCTAAACCAGTAGCAGGTTATTCCTAATGAGGCACAAGAAATAGATTGTGacagacaggggactattcgtactattcctcctgctacaccagccaccggttgtgaaagTCAGGAGACTATACTATATTTTTGGGAAACCCCAATTGTATTAATCAGACGAGTCTCTTGCCCGTTCATTTGGGAGGGATGCCAAGCTTTATTTTACAGGACAAGAtgcaaaatgaactgaaagatttgaggaaaatgcaatgacaatttcattcaaatacaaatgtacaatgtatttctaTTATGTTATGAGTTAGTTAAAGGAAGCATAACAGTCCGACCAATACCAACGTGTACTGTGGTTGCAGCTCTTGACCGAATTTACAGAAAGGCCCACAGCGTTATGCGTTGTCTTTCATCTTTGGTAAAGATGTCCTGTGGACGATATGCTACCCCACATCACCTCTCCGACTTATCCTTCTCAGAGCATAGGGCTCAGACACACTGTTTAAAGGTTCATCCACATTTTTCACGTGAATTATCTTATCTCCCAGTTTCAGTGTTTCTTGCATCTTGCCTTTTACAACCTGTCTGTGAACGAACGGGTAGGTGGTTTTCAGTGAAGCACATGGGATTTCAACTACGTCCTCTAAAGATTCCTCGATTTTGTGACTATAGAACCACGTCGTGCATATTGTGGGCGTGTCCGCATAATTCAGTTGAAGCACCGATAAGGTATCACGAGGTGCGGGCAGGAACCAGCTCTCATAGGGCCGTTTATGAAGTGGAAAGACAGAACTCCGTGGGTATTTTACGTCTTCAAACTCCGACGCAACATCCCATATATGAGTCTCGTTCCCCGTATAAAACTGTATATCTAAATATGGCCATTTCCAGGGATATTGACTTAAACTTTTCGACTGGTCTGACCAGAATTTAAATCTTATTTGGTATGAATCGAAAACATGGTATCTTGGTTTGAGTCTTGATAACACATCTAGAAGACGTGCTTGACAAGATATATTCATGATGACGTCTACGTCATCATCCCATGGAATCATAGAATGATGACGCCATGAACCTAACAGCGTCCCACTATAGATGAAATATTCCATTCCTAATCGCC
Above is a window of Lineus longissimus chromosome 3, tnLinLong1.2, whole genome shotgun sequence DNA encoding:
- the LOC135485097 gene encoding uncharacterized protein LOC135485097 isoform X1, producing the protein MGWFSRKMRLLMRYAPGYTRLLLATVLICALGCALGLFAIISFSKTRPWLSSDDRKRTLHSMKQSESIADLKRFGMTKKEKAIVMDLLKKFHIVTRRLGMEYFIYSGTLLGSWRHHSMIPWDDDVDVIMNISCQARLLDVLSRLKPRYHVFDSYQIRFKFWSDQSKSLSQYPWKWPYLDIQFYTGNETHIWDVASEFEDVKYPRSSVFPLHKRPYESWFLPAPRDTLSVLQLNYADTPTICTTWFYSHKIEESLEDVVEIPCASLKTTYPFVHRQVVKGKMQETLKLGDKIIHVKNVDEPLNSVSEPYALRRISRRGDVG
- the LOC135485097 gene encoding uncharacterized protein LOC135485097 isoform X2; its protein translation is MRLLMRYAPGYTRLLLATVLICALGCALGLFAIISFSKTRPWLSSDDRKRTLHSMKQSESIADLKRFGMTKKEKAIVMDLLKKFHIVTRRLGMEYFIYSGTLLGSWRHHSMIPWDDDVDVIMNISCQARLLDVLSRLKPRYHVFDSYQIRFKFWSDQSKSLSQYPWKWPYLDIQFYTGNETHIWDVASEFEDVKYPRSSVFPLHKRPYESWFLPAPRDTLSVLQLNYADTPTICTTWFYSHKIEESLEDVVEIPCASLKTTYPFVHRQVVKGKMQETLKLGDKIIHVKNVDEPLNSVSEPYALRRISRRGDVG